One Engraulis encrasicolus isolate BLACKSEA-1 chromosome 5, IST_EnEncr_1.0, whole genome shotgun sequence DNA segment encodes these proteins:
- the klf10 gene encoding Kruppel-like factor 10, whose product MECSGREQPVSHPKDMGDMDAVEVLMSMTSNWRKMQTLKTDLRPLTPFSDSAGEESLLPGPAQFHHSSFQPFLQCMTPPHSPAAAANFEPLSTAATDAPVQTGPCCQEEGRAQQPRAQATSVIRHTSDSQPCSQWSRNMPSTHSNLVSLKNETDSNGSCNNDDRERNQSPFCAQSLTTSLKTSTAVVPTESAPVSVGGFAIGANILSMPVQFQLVPVAPVKGSGHPAVAPCPVSTTADSPAILCQQSAPPVVLIHPQIPSGSMMFILPQPAAPKQPMAAGGGTKLATIAPAPGSGGHSTMRRVSSMDLQSPENTSKVRSHVCSHVECGKTYFKSSHLKAHMRTHTGEKPFRCSWEGCGRHFARSDELSRHRRTHTGEKRFTCAVCQSRFMRSDHLAKHARRHLNSSGSRMPGWKLQLSHLGQLTAVCRPLQPIS is encoded by the exons ATGGAATGCTCAGGCAGAGAGCAGCCTGTAAGTCACCCCAAAGACATGGGTGACATGGACGCTGTGGAGGTTCTGATGTCCATGACCAGTAATTGGAGGAAGATGCAGACCCTGAAAACGGATCTGAGGCCCTTGACCCCCTTCTCAGACTCAGCTGGTGAAGAATCCTTGCTCCCTGGTCCTGCACAGTTTCATCACTCGTCTTTT CAGCCTTTTCTACAGTGCATGACTCCACCACACAGCCCAGCCGCGGCAGCGAACTTTGAGCCCCTGAGCACTGCTGCTACAGATGCTCCAGTTCAGACTGGTCCTTGCTGCCAAGAGGAGGGCAGAGCACAGCAGCCCCGTGCTCAAGCCACCAGTGTGATCAGACACACGTCGGACTCTCAGCCATGTTCACAATGGAGCAGAAACATGCCATCGACTCATTCCAACCTAGTATCATTAAAAAATGAAACTGATTCAAATGGTTCATGCAACAATGATGACCGTGAAAGAAATCAGTCGCCCTTTTGTGCTCAAAGTCTAACAACATCCCTGAAGACCTCCACAGCTGTTGTACCAACTGAATCAGCCCCAGTATCAGTCGGGGGCTTTGCCATAGGAGCAAACATCTTGTCAATGCCGGTTCAGTTCCAGCTTGTCCCGGTTGCACCTGTGAAAGGCTCAGGACATCCCGCCGTGGCACCTTGTCCTGTTTCAACAACAGCAGACAGCCCAGCTATTCTATGCCAGCAGTCAGCGCCGCCAGTGGTCTTAATCCATCCCCAGATCCCCAGCGGCTCCATGATGTTCATCCTGCCTCAACCTGCAGCTCCAAAACAGCCAATGGCAGCAGGAGGAGGCACTAAACTGGCCACTATCGCACCGGCGCCTGGCTCTGGTGGTCACTCTACTATGAGGAGAGTCAGCAGCATGGACCTGCAGTCGCCTGAAAACACCTCCAAGGTCCGCAGTCATGTGTGCAGCCATGTGGAGTGTGGGAAAACGTACTTCAAAAGCTCCCACCTCAAGGCACACATGAGGACTCACACAG GTGAGAAGCCATTCCGCTGTAGCTGGGAGGGCTGCGGGAGGCATTTTGCCCGCTCGGACGAGCTGTCCCGCCACCGCCGCACGCACACGGGGGAGAAGCGGTTCACCTGCGCTGTGTGCCAGAGCCGCTTCATGCGCAGCGACCACTTGGCCAAGCACGCGCGGCGCCACCtcaacagcagcggcagcaggatGCCTGGGTGGAAGCTGCAGCTGAGCCATCTCGGCCAGCTCACCGCCGTGTGTCGCCCCCTGCAGCCTATCAGCTGA